The Opitutus sp. ER46 genome contains a region encoding:
- a CDS encoding FAD-linked oxidase C-terminal domain-containing protein produces the protein MKPFAVATAQLLKKLGPRVVRTDEDSLREASFDSAKIPFRPQAVIKVRKEADVGILLALANRHGVPVTTRGRGTTLTGAATPVRGGWVLDTLALNKLRVDAEAGLLHAGAGAKIADIQRAAAAAGWFYPPDPSSKEYCTIGGNIACNAGGMHGGKYGVTRDFVVALRGFLPTGEFVEWGTATKKFSAGFNLRDLWIGSEGMLGVITGAVLKLIPAPADRWTLLTSFRDETVALRAALALFRARVQPAICEFLDRESVLCAERATGRDIFAGQAGRPVILLEFTGSVSDVAEQREAALAWAQEQATAFRAAKDREEAEQLWAVRRKCSGAMFELGDAKLNEDIVVPMKNYVRFAQFLTRLKRESGLHIPTFGHLADGNLHVNIMYHKAIPAECRVAEKTVQKLMETVVALEGSISGEHGIGLAKTPFLRIQHSPAQVKAMKAVKDALDPRGVLNPGKMFEVFEVWKHPRLEVHLPWDHK, from the coding sequence ATGAAGCCGTTTGCCGTCGCCACCGCCCAATTGCTGAAGAAGCTCGGACCGCGCGTTGTCCGCACCGACGAGGACTCGCTGCGCGAGGCTTCATTCGACAGCGCCAAGATTCCCTTTCGTCCCCAGGCCGTGATCAAGGTCCGCAAGGAAGCCGACGTCGGCATCCTGCTCGCGCTGGCGAATCGCCACGGCGTGCCGGTGACGACGCGGGGTCGCGGGACGACGCTGACCGGGGCGGCGACGCCGGTGCGCGGCGGGTGGGTGCTCGACACGCTGGCGCTGAACAAGCTGCGGGTCGACGCGGAGGCGGGACTCCTGCATGCGGGCGCGGGCGCGAAGATCGCGGACATCCAGCGCGCGGCGGCGGCGGCTGGGTGGTTTTATCCGCCGGATCCGTCGTCGAAGGAGTACTGCACGATCGGCGGGAACATCGCCTGCAATGCCGGCGGCATGCACGGCGGCAAGTATGGCGTCACGCGGGATTTTGTCGTGGCACTGCGGGGGTTCCTGCCGACCGGGGAGTTCGTGGAGTGGGGCACGGCGACGAAGAAGTTCTCGGCGGGGTTCAACCTGCGCGACCTGTGGATTGGCAGCGAAGGCATGCTCGGCGTGATCACGGGAGCGGTGCTGAAGCTGATTCCGGCGCCGGCGGACCGGTGGACGCTGCTGACCTCGTTCCGCGACGAGACGGTCGCGCTGCGGGCGGCGCTGGCGCTATTCCGGGCGCGCGTGCAGCCGGCGATCTGCGAGTTCCTGGACCGCGAGAGCGTGCTGTGTGCGGAGCGGGCGACAGGGCGGGACATCTTTGCCGGGCAGGCGGGCCGGCCGGTCATCCTGCTCGAGTTCACCGGATCGGTGTCGGATGTCGCGGAGCAGCGGGAGGCGGCGCTGGCGTGGGCGCAGGAGCAGGCGACGGCGTTTCGCGCGGCGAAGGACCGCGAGGAGGCGGAGCAACTCTGGGCGGTGCGCCGCAAGTGTTCGGGCGCGATGTTCGAGCTCGGTGACGCCAAGCTGAACGAGGACATTGTCGTTCCGATGAAGAACTACGTGCGATTCGCGCAGTTCCTCACACGACTGAAGCGCGAGTCGGGGCTGCACATTCCGACGTTTGGGCATCTCGCCGACGGCAACCTGCACGTGAACATCATGTATCACAAAGCCATCCCGGCGGAGTGCCGGGTGGCGGAGAAGACGGTGCAGAAGCTCATGGAGACGGTGGTCGCGCTGGAGGGCTCGATCTCGGGCGAGCATGGCATCGGTCTCGCGAAGACGCCCTTCCTGCGAATCCAGCATTCGCCGGCGCAGGTGAAGGCGATGAAGGCGGTGAAAGATGCGCTCGATCCCCGCGGCGTGCTGAATCCCGGCAAGATGTTTGAGGTGTTTGAAGTGTGGAAACACCCCCGGCTGGAGGTTCACCTGCCGTGGGATCACAAGTGA
- a CDS encoding MFS transporter: protein MQRDTNEGGGAPMTDQSRRYLPWLVAVALFMENLDATIVNTAVPTMAESFHVEPLSLKAVLTSYTLSLAVFIPISGWAADRFGTRSVFRWAVALFLLGSIGCGLALNVPLLVTARIVQGIGGAMMTPVGRLALVRAFPRSEMLRTMNYVVIPALIGPLLGPFTGGLIVHFMPWRVIFFLNIPLALVGLWLIRRHMPDFRDASAPPLDRTGFLLFGAGIALLSYVLEVFGEHRMAGGPISMLLAASLLLLALYGWHSRRAHHPVLQLRLFRIRTFRLSVAGGFVTRLGIGGMPFLLPLLYQIGLGFPAWKAGLLTMPQAAAAIGMKIISRPILARLGHRVVLITNTVLLGLTITVFTQIDRHTAIWHILLLSLAQGFFSSLQFTSMNSLVFADVADRNASKASSISSTAQQLSLSFGVAFGSLLAGWFLGGVDQSQWQQTIPALHKAFFTMGALTILSSLTFWNLDANDGNNVSNRTPRPRPRHQVRADGRAYI from the coding sequence ATGCAACGCGACACGAACGAGGGCGGAGGCGCGCCGATGACCGACCAGTCCCGGCGCTACCTGCCCTGGCTGGTCGCCGTGGCGCTGTTCATGGAGAACCTCGACGCCACCATCGTGAACACCGCGGTGCCCACGATGGCGGAGAGCTTCCACGTCGAGCCGCTCAGCCTCAAAGCCGTCCTCACCAGCTACACGCTGAGCCTCGCCGTGTTCATCCCCATCAGCGGGTGGGCCGCCGACCGCTTCGGCACGCGCAGCGTCTTCCGCTGGGCCGTCGCGCTCTTCCTGCTCGGCTCCATCGGCTGCGGCCTCGCCCTCAACGTTCCGCTGCTCGTCACCGCCCGCATTGTCCAGGGCATCGGCGGCGCCATGATGACGCCCGTCGGCCGCCTCGCCCTCGTCCGTGCGTTTCCCCGCTCCGAGATGCTGCGCACGATGAACTACGTCGTCATCCCCGCGCTCATCGGCCCGCTGCTGGGCCCGTTCACCGGCGGGCTCATCGTGCACTTCATGCCGTGGCGCGTGATTTTCTTCCTCAACATCCCGCTCGCGCTCGTCGGCCTCTGGCTGATCCGCCGCCACATGCCGGACTTCCGCGACGCCTCCGCTCCCCCTCTCGACCGCACTGGGTTCCTGCTCTTCGGCGCCGGCATCGCCCTGCTCTCCTACGTGCTCGAGGTGTTCGGCGAACATCGCATGGCGGGCGGCCCCATCAGCATGCTCCTCGCCGCCTCCCTCCTGCTGCTCGCGCTTTACGGTTGGCACTCGCGCCGCGCCCACCATCCCGTCCTGCAACTCCGGCTGTTCCGCATCCGCACCTTCCGGCTCTCCGTCGCCGGCGGCTTCGTCACCCGGCTCGGGATCGGCGGCATGCCGTTCCTCCTGCCCCTCCTCTACCAGATTGGCCTCGGCTTCCCGGCCTGGAAGGCCGGACTCCTCACCATGCCCCAGGCCGCCGCCGCCATCGGCATGAAGATCATCAGCCGCCCCATCCTCGCCCGACTCGGTCATCGCGTCGTCCTGATCACCAACACCGTCCTCCTCGGGCTCACCATCACGGTCTTCACCCAGATCGACCGTCACACCGCGATCTGGCATATTCTCCTGCTCAGCCTCGCCCAGGGCTTCTTCTCCTCCCTGCAGTTCACGAGCATGAACTCGCTCGTGTTCGCCGACGTTGCCGATCGCAATGCCAGCAAGGCCAGCAGCATCTCCAGCACCGCCCAGCAGCTGTCGCTGAGCTTCGGCGTCGCCTTCGGCTCGCTCCTCGCCGGCTGGTTCCTCGGCGGCGTCGACCAGTCGCAGTGGCAGCAGACGATTCCCGCCCTGCACAAGGCCTTCTTCACGATGGGCGCCCTCACCATTCTTTCATCGCTCACGTTCTGGAATCTCGACGCCAACGACGGCAACAATGTGAGCAACCGCACCCCGCGCCCCCGCCCGCGCCACCAGGTCCGCGCCGACGGCCGCGCCTACATCTAG
- a CDS encoding trehalase family glycosidase, translated as MMRRISWLVFVGFAAALASGYAAEPGGQSKDDVARYVPIIRESIYRDYQGMFREKGGAFVAPFLTPGSKQYGDILWDWDSWLSNVALRQIMLERGTAEERTKALAYEQGCVLNFLNYGGMDGWIPILLKRNSPDRKTLKADVAIYDTNMHKPCLAQHAAFLVQLNQGDAEWLRERFFFLQAFVDKYRHHQRHAPTGLYFWNNDEAIGVDNDPATFMRPAKSSGSIYLNCLMYKELKALVYLARCLKQEEIAVLYQRDADELKAAIQRHCWDERDGFFYSVDLNLLPYDGHPFSADRKLPLHAGNPREYDCLIQRLDVWSGFLALWAGIATPEQAQRIVQQHYRDTRRFNAPYGVRTLSPLEKMYNVRASGNPSLWTGPIWGVSNYLVWRGLVDYGFESDARELAERTVRLLGRDFERFGALHEYYLPESGEPVLNRGFQNWNFLVLNMAAWLEGKPVVREF; from the coding sequence ATGATGCGGAGAATCTCCTGGCTGGTGTTCGTTGGTTTCGCGGCGGCGCTCGCGAGTGGCTATGCGGCGGAGCCGGGCGGGCAGTCAAAGGACGACGTGGCGCGGTACGTGCCGATCATCCGGGAAAGCATCTATCGGGATTACCAAGGGATGTTTCGGGAGAAGGGCGGGGCGTTTGTCGCGCCCTTCCTCACGCCCGGCAGCAAGCAATACGGCGACATCCTATGGGACTGGGATTCGTGGCTCAGCAATGTCGCGCTGCGGCAGATCATGCTCGAACGCGGCACGGCGGAAGAGCGGACCAAGGCGCTGGCCTACGAGCAGGGCTGCGTGCTGAACTTTCTCAACTACGGGGGCATGGACGGCTGGATTCCGATCCTGCTGAAGCGGAATTCGCCGGACCGGAAGACGCTCAAGGCGGACGTGGCGATCTACGACACGAACATGCACAAGCCCTGCCTGGCGCAGCACGCGGCGTTTCTCGTGCAGTTGAACCAGGGCGACGCGGAGTGGTTGCGTGAGCGCTTCTTCTTCCTGCAGGCATTCGTGGACAAGTACCGACACCACCAGCGGCACGCGCCAACCGGGCTGTACTTCTGGAACAATGACGAGGCAATCGGGGTGGACAACGACCCGGCGACGTTCATGCGGCCGGCGAAGAGCTCGGGCTCGATCTACCTGAACTGCCTCATGTACAAGGAACTCAAGGCGCTGGTGTACCTCGCGCGCTGCCTGAAGCAGGAGGAGATCGCGGTGCTGTATCAGCGCGATGCGGACGAACTGAAGGCGGCGATCCAGCGGCACTGCTGGGACGAGCGCGACGGGTTCTTCTACAGCGTCGACCTGAATCTGCTGCCGTACGACGGCCACCCGTTCAGCGCCGACCGCAAACTCCCGCTGCATGCCGGGAACCCACGCGAGTACGACTGCCTGATCCAGCGGCTCGATGTGTGGTCGGGGTTTCTCGCGCTGTGGGCGGGCATCGCCACGCCGGAGCAGGCGCAGCGGATCGTGCAGCAGCACTACCGGGACACGCGCCGTTTCAATGCCCCGTACGGCGTGCGCACGCTCTCGCCGCTGGAGAAGATGTACAACGTGCGGGCGTCAGGGAATCCCTCGCTGTGGACCGGCCCGATCTGGGGTGTATCCAACTACCTCGTATGGCGCGGGCTGGTGGACTATGGGTTTGAGTCCGACGCGCGCGAACTGGCGGAGAGGACGGTGCGGCTCTTGGGGCGCGACTTCGAACGCTTTGGCGCACTGCACGAATACTACCTGCCGGAGAGCGGCGAGCCGGTGCTCAACCGCGGCTTCCAAAACTGGAATTTCCTCGTGCTGAACATGGCCGCCTGGCTCGAGGGCAAGCCGGTGGTGCGCGAGTTCTGA
- a CDS encoding response regulator: protein MNPLDEAHVLVVDDDADCGRSMARWLESTGFRVSLANGPTEADSFLAVGAFDAVLSDVRMPGNTQLEWIDRVLRKPAIPPVILITGNPELPTAIRAANLPIAAYLVKPPDLAELKILLQRAVQLHRQKLGLEALVRDLEAMHRNDANLDPRERVVLEEMCRVGTALAAERRHGLIARIAPSADAWRFAVADAVAVLEKTKQNFRSKELGALRQRLSSLLSTPSTPDSAPEG, encoded by the coding sequence ATGAATCCTCTCGATGAAGCGCACGTGCTCGTAGTCGACGACGACGCCGACTGCGGTCGCTCCATGGCCCGATGGCTGGAGTCGACCGGCTTCCGCGTTTCACTGGCCAACGGACCGACCGAGGCGGACTCGTTCCTTGCCGTCGGCGCGTTCGATGCCGTCCTCAGCGACGTACGCATGCCCGGCAACACGCAACTCGAGTGGATCGACCGCGTGCTCCGCAAACCCGCGATTCCTCCGGTCATCCTCATCACCGGCAATCCCGAGCTGCCCACCGCGATCCGCGCCGCGAATCTCCCGATCGCCGCATACCTGGTCAAGCCGCCCGATCTCGCGGAGTTGAAGATCTTGCTCCAGCGCGCCGTCCAACTCCACCGGCAGAAGCTCGGTCTGGAGGCACTCGTGCGCGACCTCGAAGCGATGCACCGCAACGACGCCAACCTCGACCCGCGCGAACGCGTTGTCCTCGAGGAAATGTGCCGCGTCGGCACCGCCCTCGCCGCCGAGCGCCGCCACGGACTCATTGCTCGCATTGCGCCCTCGGCCGACGCCTGGCGCTTCGCCGTGGCCGACGCCGTCGCCGTGCTGGAAAAGACCAAGCAGAATTTCCGCTCCAAGGAGCTCGGCGCCCTGCGTCAGCGGCTCTCCAGCCTGCTGAGCACCCCCTCCACCCCTGATTCCGCCCCTGAGGGGTAA
- a CDS encoding adenylosuccinate synthetase yields MSLLPFSSQLIADVGISFGDEGKGRLIPEVADELRGTRAPVSVVLKVNGGANSGHTAGGIKLNLLPAGVVVQDAPHLCIGSGVVADPRKISWEMLPLEKKGYAIASRLLIDERALVSDLTHRLLDLAWEDYRVSILAEEPRGSTGRGITPSYLDEVGQWQITYSDFLAGPNYFARKLAARADRACRTIQHVCRVSAEAWHNCFDKLTAAELRANADAIELGVFSKDEFDFTRFRGNAPFTLNLDALTETYWAAGTALARNIGEVRELILRELRAGHTIIGEFGQAYWLDKRHGFSPNVTASHTFTPEFFESAGIPVQRIHAFGVAKAYDTKVGTHTFITQMDDAHPLAVKLKQIEFGTSTGRQRMVGWYDAVEKGDALRYGGYQDFMINKLDALTHSGDWQGNLQVCVAYESADGRRFTHVPRNEAVRKTLRPVYVNYPGWAEDVSKVRHFSALPHNAQRYVGAMVKSVLDVAFAGQPLPPANQLPNLRYLGVGPQPSQIIKDVPSTMELVQLAR; encoded by the coding sequence ATGTCCTTGCTCCCGTTCTCCAGCCAGCTCATCGCCGACGTCGGCATCTCTTTCGGCGACGAAGGCAAAGGTCGGCTCATCCCTGAAGTGGCCGACGAACTCCGCGGCACCCGCGCCCCCGTTTCCGTGGTGCTCAAGGTCAACGGCGGCGCCAACTCCGGCCACACCGCCGGCGGCATCAAACTCAACCTCCTGCCCGCCGGGGTCGTCGTCCAGGACGCACCCCACCTGTGCATCGGCAGCGGCGTCGTCGCCGACCCGCGCAAGATCAGCTGGGAAATGCTCCCGCTGGAAAAAAAGGGCTACGCCATCGCCTCCCGCCTCCTCATCGACGAGCGTGCGCTGGTCTCCGACCTCACCCATCGGCTTCTCGACCTCGCATGGGAGGACTACCGCGTGAGCATTCTCGCCGAGGAGCCGCGCGGCTCGACGGGCCGCGGCATCACGCCGTCGTATCTCGACGAGGTTGGCCAGTGGCAGATCACCTACTCCGATTTCCTCGCCGGCCCCAACTACTTCGCCCGCAAGCTCGCCGCCCGCGCCGACCGCGCCTGCCGCACCATCCAGCACGTCTGCCGCGTCAGCGCCGAAGCCTGGCACAACTGCTTCGACAAGCTCACCGCCGCCGAGCTGCGCGCCAACGCCGACGCCATCGAGCTCGGCGTGTTCTCCAAGGACGAGTTCGACTTCACCCGCTTCCGCGGCAACGCCCCGTTCACGCTCAACCTCGACGCCCTCACCGAGACCTACTGGGCCGCCGGCACCGCCCTCGCCCGCAACATCGGCGAGGTCCGCGAACTCATCCTCCGCGAGCTCCGCGCCGGCCACACCATCATCGGCGAGTTCGGCCAGGCCTACTGGCTCGACAAGCGGCACGGCTTCTCTCCCAACGTCACCGCCTCGCACACGTTCACCCCGGAGTTCTTCGAGAGCGCCGGCATCCCCGTGCAACGCATCCACGCGTTCGGCGTCGCCAAGGCCTACGACACCAAGGTCGGCACCCACACGTTCATCACCCAGATGGACGACGCCCACCCGCTTGCCGTGAAGCTCAAGCAGATCGAGTTCGGCACCAGCACCGGCCGCCAGCGCATGGTCGGCTGGTACGACGCCGTCGAAAAGGGCGACGCCCTCCGCTACGGCGGCTACCAGGACTTCATGATCAACAAGCTCGACGCGCTCACCCACTCCGGTGACTGGCAGGGCAACCTGCAGGTTTGCGTCGCGTACGAGTCCGCCGACGGCCGCCGCTTCACGCACGTGCCGCGCAACGAAGCGGTCCGCAAGACCCTCCGCCCTGTGTACGTCAACTACCCAGGCTGGGCCGAGGACGTTTCCAAGGTCCGCCATTTCAGCGCCCTCCCGCACAATGCGCAGCGCTACGTCGGCGCCATGGTGAAGTCCGTCCTCGACGTCGCCTTCGCCGGCCAGCCACTCCCGCCGGCCAACCAGTTGCCCAACCTCCGCTACCTCGGCGTCGGCCCTCAGCCGTCCCAGATCATCAAGGACGTGCCGTCGACGATGGAACTGGTCCAGCTCGCCCGCTGA
- a CDS encoding tRNA-uridine aminocarboxypropyltransferase: protein MSRETCYRCFWPKPLCWCSSITAMPTRTRFVFLMHPKEYKQEKAATGRLTHLCLANSDVHMGIGFDDHAPVQEILRDPHNLCVLLYPGPAALNLSHTAPDSPALAPWREQLQHRQLVVLLLDATWALGRKMLKLSPSLQRLPRVMFTPSAPSRFVIKQQPAEGCLSTLEAVHELLVALERAGLDAYPLPDQLLGLFARMQDFQIRCATDPNRPGYRRSGYRAPGDRKAFHGQSALRRARLFPGP from the coding sequence ATGTCGCGCGAAACCTGCTACCGCTGCTTCTGGCCGAAGCCGCTCTGCTGGTGCAGCTCCATCACGGCGATGCCGACGCGCACGCGCTTCGTGTTCCTGATGCATCCCAAGGAATACAAGCAGGAGAAGGCCGCCACCGGCCGGCTCACCCACCTGTGCCTCGCCAACAGCGACGTGCACATGGGCATCGGCTTCGACGACCACGCGCCCGTGCAGGAGATCCTCCGCGATCCGCACAACCTCTGCGTCCTGCTCTACCCCGGCCCCGCCGCGCTCAACCTTTCCCACACCGCGCCCGACTCCCCCGCCCTCGCCCCCTGGCGCGAGCAGCTTCAGCACCGCCAGCTCGTCGTCCTCCTCCTCGACGCCACCTGGGCGCTCGGCCGCAAGATGCTCAAGCTCAGCCCGTCGCTCCAGCGCCTGCCTCGCGTCATGTTCACCCCCTCCGCCCCAAGCCGGTTCGTCATCAAGCAGCAGCCGGCCGAGGGCTGCCTCTCCACGCTCGAGGCCGTCCACGAGCTCCTCGTCGCCCTCGAACGCGCCGGGCTCGACGCCTACCCGCTTCCCGATCAACTGCTCGGGCTCTTCGCCCGCATGCAGGACTTCCAGATCCGCTGCGCCACGGATCCCAACCGCCCGGGCTACCGCCGCTCCGGCTATCGCGCCCCCGGCGACCGCAAGGCCTTCCACGGCCAAAGCGCCCTCCGCCGCGCCCGTCTCTTCCCCGGCCCCTAG
- a CDS encoding Gfo/Idh/MocA family oxidoreductase: MPPLAAPAPLRVGLIGLDTSHVVEFTRLLNDAAHPEHVPGAHVVAAVHSGSPDMPEKSWARIPGFAHTLATAFGVQLCGAIADLLPLVDAVMIENVDGRKHLEVARAVLPAGKPVFIDKPLAASLADGAEIIRLARDNQVPCFSASTLRYAPEVTALATPDVRTVLGITPCDYEPHHPDLFWYGVHGVETLYAVLGAGCESVSRTHTADTDVVTGRWSDGRIGLFCGHRGTSAGHGCQVLRPSGWSGGPVVPRYAPLVREIVRFFQSGVSPVGADEMLEVLAFMSAAEESQRRGGAAVAIAPLT, encoded by the coding sequence GTGCCGCCTCTCGCCGCCCCCGCCCCACTCCGCGTCGGTCTCATCGGTCTCGATACGTCGCACGTCGTCGAGTTCACCCGGCTCCTTAACGACGCCGCTCATCCCGAACACGTCCCCGGGGCCCACGTGGTCGCGGCCGTCCACAGCGGCAGCCCCGACATGCCGGAGAAGAGTTGGGCCCGCATCCCCGGTTTCGCCCACACCCTCGCCACCGCCTTCGGCGTGCAGCTCTGCGGCGCGATCGCCGATCTTCTGCCACTCGTCGACGCCGTCATGATCGAAAACGTCGACGGGCGAAAACACCTCGAGGTCGCCCGCGCGGTTCTCCCCGCCGGCAAGCCGGTGTTCATCGACAAACCCCTCGCTGCCTCGCTCGCCGACGGCGCCGAGATCATCCGGCTCGCGCGCGACAATCAGGTGCCGTGTTTTAGCGCCTCCACCCTCCGCTACGCCCCCGAGGTCACCGCTCTTGCCACGCCCGACGTGCGCACGGTCTTGGGCATCACGCCGTGCGACTACGAACCGCACCACCCCGACCTTTTCTGGTATGGCGTCCACGGTGTCGAAACCCTCTACGCCGTGCTTGGTGCCGGCTGCGAATCCGTCTCCCGTACTCACACGGCCGACACCGACGTCGTTACGGGCCGCTGGAGCGATGGACGCATCGGCCTCTTCTGCGGCCATCGCGGCACCTCCGCCGGTCACGGTTGCCAGGTGTTGCGTCCTTCCGGTTGGAGCGGCGGCCCTGTCGTACCGCGCTACGCACCTCTGGTTCGCGAGATCGTGCGCTTCTTCCAAAGCGGAGTTTCGCCCGTGGGCGCCGACGAGATGCTCGAGGTGCTCGCCTTCATGAGCGCCGCCGAGGAGAGCCAGCGCCGTGGCGGCGCGGCCGTCGCGATCGCCCCGCTCACGTAG
- a CDS encoding methyl-accepting chemotaxis protein, with the protein MNSWTIGKRITLGYVAVLIATVAIGLFALSRLSVISVQSDNITHSTLPQVTAAGEILSNTLQANASLLRHILNTDPTVASKIEGDMGEIVAANNKLYQVVENGATSPASQAIIKRMVSARELYIKARNGALEFSRVNKNAEAYAAYEGSVRPAYVALRDSLRELVAHYTSEGDQASTAINGAITASERFILIGIVAAVVLAGGFGFIIIRGTNRVLTNATQALDEGAVQVTSAAGQVSSASQSLAEGASEQAASLEETSSSLEEMSSMTKRNADNANHAKELSAQTRQAADTGTSDMDEMKAAMTAIQESSAGVSKIIKTIDEIAFQTNILALNAAVEAARAGEAGAGFAVVADEVRNLAQRSAQSAKETTAKIEDAVSKSERGVAISAKVAQSLAEIAEKTRKVDAIVAEIATASNEQSQGIDQLNTAVGQMDQVTQSNASNAEETASAAEELNAQAVSLQESVADLRKLVGGGARPVQTLTSAAARRSAKPARNVAASPAIGKHESAAPSRKASAPDHAITPEIQLNGNGRAHTNGHAGAELNFKDL; encoded by the coding sequence ATGAACTCTTGGACCATCGGAAAACGCATCACCCTCGGTTACGTCGCCGTCCTCATCGCCACCGTCGCAATCGGCCTCTTCGCCCTCAGCCGGCTCTCCGTCATCTCCGTCCAGTCGGATAACATCACCCACAGCACGCTTCCACAAGTGACGGCCGCAGGTGAAATCCTGAGCAACACGCTTCAGGCGAACGCATCCCTCCTGCGTCACATCCTCAACACCGACCCCACCGTCGCGTCGAAGATCGAGGGCGACATGGGCGAGATCGTTGCTGCCAACAACAAACTCTACCAGGTCGTTGAAAACGGCGCCACCTCTCCGGCAAGCCAGGCGATCATCAAGCGCATGGTCAGCGCTCGCGAACTCTACATCAAGGCCCGCAACGGCGCCCTTGAGTTCAGCCGCGTCAACAAGAACGCCGAGGCATACGCCGCGTATGAAGGGTCCGTCCGGCCCGCGTACGTCGCCCTCCGAGACTCGCTGCGCGAACTAGTCGCCCATTACACATCCGAAGGCGACCAGGCCAGCACCGCGATCAACGGCGCGATCACCGCATCCGAACGCTTTATCCTGATCGGTATCGTCGCTGCCGTGGTTCTCGCCGGCGGGTTCGGCTTCATCATCATCCGCGGCACCAACCGCGTGCTCACCAACGCCACGCAGGCCCTCGATGAGGGCGCCGTCCAGGTCACGTCTGCCGCCGGCCAGGTCTCCAGCGCCAGTCAGTCGCTCGCCGAAGGCGCCAGCGAACAGGCCGCGAGCCTCGAGGAGACCAGTTCCTCGCTCGAGGAGATGTCCTCGATGACCAAGCGCAACGCCGACAACGCCAATCACGCCAAGGAACTCTCCGCTCAGACCCGCCAGGCTGCCGATACCGGCACGTCCGACATGGACGAGATGAAGGCGGCCATGACTGCCATCCAGGAATCGTCCGCCGGGGTCTCCAAGATCATCAAGACCATCGACGAGATCGCGTTCCAGACGAACATCCTCGCGCTCAACGCCGCCGTCGAAGCCGCCCGTGCCGGCGAGGCCGGCGCCGGCTTCGCGGTCGTGGCCGATGAGGTCCGCAACCTCGCCCAGCGCTCCGCCCAATCCGCCAAGGAGACCACCGCCAAGATCGAGGACGCCGTCTCCAAGTCCGAACGCGGCGTCGCCATCTCGGCCAAGGTCGCACAGTCCCTCGCCGAGATCGCCGAGAAGACCCGCAAGGTCGACGCCATCGTCGCCGAGATCGCCACGGCCTCCAACGAGCAGAGCCAGGGCATCGACCAGCTCAACACCGCGGTCGGCCAGATGGACCAGGTAACACAATCCAACGCCAGCAACGCCGAGGAAACCGCCTCCGCCGCCGAGGAACTGAACGCCCAGGCCGTCTCCCTCCAGGAGTCGGTCGCGGACCTCCGCAAGCTCGTTGGTGGCGGCGCTCGCCCGGTCCAGACTCTCACCTCCGCTGCCGCCCGACGCTCCGCCAAACCCGCCCGGAATGTTGCCGCCTCCCCCGCGATCGGGAAGCACGAGTCGGCCGCGCCCAGCCGCAAGGCCAGCGCGCCCGATCACGCCATCACGCCGGAAATTCAGCTCAATGGCAACGGCCGCGCCCACACCAACGGCCATGCCGGCGCCGAGCTGAATTTCAAGGACCTGTGA